The nucleotide sequence TGGCGCCAATCTGCGGCACCGTCTGGTGGCTCTCGTCGAGCATCACCAGCAGGTTGCGCGGGAAGTAGTCGATGAGACACGGCGGCGGCTCTCCCGCCGCGCGGCCGGAGAAGTGCCGGGAGTAGTTCTCGATGCCGCTGCAGTAGCCAACCTGCTCAATCATCTCCAGGTCGAACATGGCGCGCTGCTCCAGCCGCTGCGCCTCCAGCAGCTTGCCCTCGCGCTTGAAGGTCTGCAGCTGTTCGGACAGCTCGTCGCGGATGGTCTGAATCGCGCGTCGGCGCACGTCCTCCTCGGCCACGTAGTGGCTGGCGGGGAAGATGACGATCTTCTCCAGCGCGCCCAGCGTCACGCCGCGCAGCGGGTCGAACTCGGTGACGCGCTCCACCTCATCGCCGAAGAAGCTGACGCGCACGGCCCGCTCCTCCTCGTACGCGGGGAACACCTCGACGGTGTCGCCGCGCGCGCGGAAGGTGCCGCGGTGGAAGTCCAGGTCGTTGCGCTTGTACTGGGCCTCCACCAGCTTGCGCATGAAGGTGTCGCGGCCCATCTCCTCGCTCACCGCCGCGCGCACCGCCAGGTCCACGTAGCTGCGGGCCGCGCCCAGGCCGTAGATGCAGGACACGCTGGCGACGATGATGACGTCGTCCCGCGTGCGCAGGGAGTGGGTGGCCGAGTGGCGCATCCGTTCGATGTTGTCGTTGATGGACGAGTCCTTCTCGATGAAGGTGTCCGTCGACGGAACGTAGGCCTCGGGCTGGTAGTAGTCGTAGTACGAGACGAAGTACTCGACGGCGTTGTGCGGGAAGAGCGCCTTGAATTCGCCGTAGAGCTGCGCGGCCAGCGTCTTGTTATGGGCCATCACCAGCGTGGGCCGCTGCACGTTGGCGATGACGTTCGCCATCGTGAACGTCTTGCCTGACCCGGTGACGCCCAGGAGCGTTTGGTAGCGGTCCCCCCGCAGGACGCCCTGCGTGAGTTCGCCAATGGCCCTCGGCTGGTCGCCTCCGGGACGGTGTTCGCTGACGAGCTGAAAGTCCGACATACCCGCGAGACTTAACACCGCCCGGGTGGGAAGGCCGGATGTTCGTGACCGCGCTACTTCGAAGTGTCCTGCCGCTTCAACGCTTCCAGGGATTGCAGCCGAGCAGCCTCGAACTCATCCCCCTTGTTCCAGCGAGGCAGCTCCGGTTGCCGGGCAACGTGGGCCCCCAGCAGGAAGAACAGGCGGATGTCCTCCACCGCGCCGGAAAAGTCCCAATCCGGACGCAGCTCGTCCGACGGCTGGTGGTAGTGCTTCGACTCCCAGACCTCCCGCTGCTGCTTGCCCCAGCCCTCCGGCTTGCCGATGAAGTCCATCCCACTGCCGAAGTACGCGGCGGGAATGCCCCGCTTGGCGAAGTTGAACTGGTCCGACCGGTAGAAGAAACCACGGTCCGACAGCTGGTCCGCCTTCACCACCCGGCCCTGCGTCTTCGCCAGGGCGACCAGGGTGGCGTCCAGGTTGGACTTGCCCAGGCCGATGACGGTGAGGTCGCGGGTGCGGCCATGGATGTTGGCGCCATCGATGTTGATGTTGGCGGCGACCCGGCCGTGGGGCACGGGCGGGTGCTCGGCCAGGTACTGCGAGCCCAGCAGCCCCTGCTCCTCGGCGGCCACGGCCGCGAAGAGGATGGAGCGGCGCGGCGCCTTGGGAAGGGCCTTGAACGCCTTGGCGATGTTGAGCATCGCCGACACACCGGACGCGTTGTCGAGCGCGCCGTTGTAGATGGTGTCCTCGCCCGGCTTGCCGCCTTCCTTGCGGCCCAGGTGGTCATGGTGCGCGGTGTAGAGCACCACCTCCTGCGACAGCTTCGGATCGCTTCCGGGCAGCAGCGCCAGCACGTTGGCGGTGGGACTGCGGCGCACCGTGTTGGTGAGGCGTGACGACACCGTCACCCCGAGTGGCACGGGCTGGAAGTCGCGCTTCTGTGCGGCGGCCCACAGCGCGCCCAGGTCCTTGCCTGCCAGCTGCAATACCCGGCGCGTGGCCTGCTCGGTCGTCCAGGCCTTCACCTGGAGACGGGGCACCTCCGCCGCGGGCAGTTCGAACTGCTCGCCCGTCCACGACGTCTGCACCACCTGCCACGGGTAGCCCGCGCTTGGCGTGGTGTGGATGATGATGGCGCCCGCCGCGCCCATCTTCGCGGCCTGCTCGTACTTGTAATCCCAGCGGCCGTACCAGAGTCGCGTCTTCCCCGCGAAGAGCTGCGGGTCATCCTCCGGGTCGCTGTTGAGGATGAGCAGCGTCTTGCCGCGCACGTCCATCCCCTTGAAGTCGTCCCACTGGTACTCGGGGGCCTGGATACCGTAGCCCACGAAGACGAGCTCGGACGCCGCCAGCTTCGACTCGGGGGCCTGCACGCCGGACACGGCGATGAAGTCGTGGTGGAACTTCAGGTGCACCGCGCCCTGGGGCGACTGGAACGACAATTCCTCGGGGCTGCTGGTGACGCCCACCAGGTCAAAAGGCTGCAGGTATGAGCCGTCCGTGCCCAACGGCTGCAACCCGAGCGCCTCGAACTGCGAAGCGATGTACGCCTGCGCGAGCGCGTCCCCCCGTGTGCCGGGACCACGGCCCTCCAGCAGGTCACTCGCGAGGAAGCGTACGTGCGCGCGCAGCACCTCCGGAGCGATGACACCGGACGCGGACTTCTCCGCGGGCGTCGTCAACTGCACGCGCTGCGCGAGCGCCGGAGCGGAGCAGAGGGCGAGAAGCAGGGGCAGCGAGCGCATCATGGTGTCCCGAGCCCTAACACGAAGCCCGGGACACCCGAAGCACTGCATCAGCCCTGGAGCGGCGCCACCTTCCACGTCGTGCCAGCGGGCGTGTCCATGATTTCCACGCCCTTCTGCTTCAGCTCGCCTCGCACCCGGTCCGCGGCGGCGAAGTCTTTCGCCGCACGGGCAGCGGTGCGCTCGCCCAGCAGGCGCTCCACCTCCGCCACGTCGATGCCCCGCTCGCGCACGGCGCGCTCGCGGCGGCGCAGCAGCCACGCATCGGGCGCGTCCTCGAAGAGGCCCAGGACGCCGGACACCCTGCGCACGTCCTCACGCAGCGCCTGAAGCGTGCGGCCCACCAGGGCCTTGTCCTTCACGGGCGGCTTGTCGGTCAGCTCGTTCATCATCCCGAAGAGCCCCGACAGCGCGCCCAGGCCGCCCGCGGTATTGAAGTCGTCGTCCATGGCGGACTCGAACTCGGTGAAGAAGCGCTGCGGGTCGCCGTGCAGGGGGCCCTTGCCGAAGTCTTTCCCCGAGATTCGCTCGTCCACCTTGCGGAGCGTCTCGTAGAAGTACTCCATGCGCGTCTCCGCATCCGCCAGCGCCTTGTCGGAGAACGACAGCGGGTGGCGGTAGTGCGTGGCGAGGAAGAAGAAGCGCAGCGCTTCCGGGTCCACCTTGGTCAGCGCGTCGCGCAGGCGCACCACGTTGCCCAGCGACTTGGACATCTTCGCGCCTTCCAGGTCCAGGAAGCCGCAGTGCATCCAATACCGGGCGAACGTCACCCCGTTGGCGGACTCGCTCTGGGCGATTTCGTTCTCGTGGTGGGGGAAGATGAGGTCCAGCGCGCCGCCGTGGATGTCGAACGTCTCACCCAGGTACTTCGCGCTCATGGCGGAGCACTCGATGTGCCAGCCCGGACGGCCAGGCCCCCAGGGGCTCTCCCAGGCGGGCTCTCCCGGCTTCGCCGCCTTCCACAAGGCGAAGTCGAGCGGCTCGCGCTTCTGCTCACCCGGCTGCACGCGCTCGCCTACGCACAGCTCATCCAGGTTGCGCTTGGACAGCTTCGCGTAGTCCGCGTCGCTGCTCACGGAGAAGTACACGTCGCCCTGGGAGGCGTACGCGTGGCCCTTGTCCACGAGCTTCTGGATGATGGCGATGATTTCGGGGAGGTGGTCACTCACCCGCGGCGAGAAGTCCGGCTCCAGCAGGTGGAGCGCCCGGGTGTCCTCCCGGAAAATCTCCACGTAGCGCGCCGCCAGCTCCACGGGGGCCTCCCCCGTCTCCGCGGCCGCCTTGATGATTTTGTCGTCCACGTCCGTGAAGTTGCGGACGTACCGGACCTTCAGGCCCCGGTGACGGAGGTAGCGGACCACCACGTCGAAGGAGGTGAAGGTGCGGGCATTCCCGATATGGATGTAACTGTAGACGGTAGGACCACAGACGTAGACCCCCACCTCGCCAGGAATGGCGGGCTGCAGCAGCTCCTTCTGCATGGTCATCGTGTTGAAGAGCCGAATGGCGGGCGGGGTCACGTGCGGCAATCCTCTCGGGTCCATAGGCGTGGGTGTGTCCCGCACTCTAGAGTCTCGGGTCGCGGACAAGCCAGTATTCGCAAGGGGTTCGTCGCCGCCCCCAATCTGGGAGAATGGGCATCATGGCTCCACCGAACCCAAAGCGGCCCCCTCGGCCGCCCCGCCCGCCCGGTACGCAGGCGCCCC is from Myxococcus virescens and encodes:
- a CDS encoding M28 family metallopeptidase, translating into MMRSLPLLLALCSAPALAQRVQLTTPAEKSASGVIAPEVLRAHVRFLASDLLEGRGPGTRGDALAQAYIASQFEALGLQPLGTDGSYLQPFDLVGVTSSPEELSFQSPQGAVHLKFHHDFIAVSGVQAPESKLAASELVFVGYGIQAPEYQWDDFKGMDVRGKTLLILNSDPEDDPQLFAGKTRLWYGRWDYKYEQAAKMGAAGAIIIHTTPSAGYPWQVVQTSWTGEQFELPAAEVPRLQVKAWTTEQATRRVLQLAGKDLGALWAAAQKRDFQPVPLGVTVSSRLTNTVRRSPTANVLALLPGSDPKLSQEVVLYTAHHDHLGRKEGGKPGEDTIYNGALDNASGVSAMLNIAKAFKALPKAPRRSILFAAVAAEEQGLLGSQYLAEHPPVPHGRVAANINIDGANIHGRTRDLTVIGLGKSNLDATLVALAKTQGRVVKADQLSDRGFFYRSDQFNFAKRGIPAAYFGSGMDFIGKPEGWGKQQREVWESKHYHQPSDELRPDWDFSGAVEDIRLFFLLGAHVARQPELPRWNKGDEFEAARLQSLEALKRQDTSK
- the cysS gene encoding cysteine--tRNA ligase, with the translated sequence MTPPAIRLFNTMTMQKELLQPAIPGEVGVYVCGPTVYSYIHIGNARTFTSFDVVVRYLRHRGLKVRYVRNFTDVDDKIIKAAAETGEAPVELAARYVEIFREDTRALHLLEPDFSPRVSDHLPEIIAIIQKLVDKGHAYASQGDVYFSVSSDADYAKLSKRNLDELCVGERVQPGEQKREPLDFALWKAAKPGEPAWESPWGPGRPGWHIECSAMSAKYLGETFDIHGGALDLIFPHHENEIAQSESANGVTFARYWMHCGFLDLEGAKMSKSLGNVVRLRDALTKVDPEALRFFFLATHYRHPLSFSDKALADAETRMEYFYETLRKVDERISGKDFGKGPLHGDPQRFFTEFESAMDDDFNTAGGLGALSGLFGMMNELTDKPPVKDKALVGRTLQALREDVRRVSGVLGLFEDAPDAWLLRRRERAVRERGIDVAEVERLLGERTAARAAKDFAAADRVRGELKQKGVEIMDTPAGTTWKVAPLQG